From Roseibium alexandrii DFL-11, the proteins below share one genomic window:
- the cysK gene encoding cysteine synthase A has translation MTIKTHGRGKIYSSITDTIGDTPLVRLDRLANAHGVKATLLGKLEFFNPIASVKDRIGVAMIDAMERDGKIEAGKTTLVEPTSGNTGIALAFVAAAKGYRLILVMPETMSVERRKMFKILGAELELTEGAKGMKGAIARAEALLGEIDGAVMPQQFENPANPEIHRNTTAEEIWNDTSGAVDVFVSGIGTGGTITGVSQVLKDRKPDLHVVAVEPEDSPILSGGQPGPHKIQGIGAGFVPGVLDTGVFDEIAKVSNEDAFAMAREVAKTEGIPVGISSGAALSAAIKAGQRDEMAGKTIVVIIPSFAERYLSTALFEGL, from the coding sequence ATGACAATCAAGACGCACGGGCGCGGCAAGATCTACTCCTCGATCACGGACACCATTGGCGATACACCACTGGTTCGTTTGGATCGTCTGGCGAATGCTCATGGTGTGAAAGCGACCCTTCTCGGCAAGCTTGAATTCTTCAATCCGATCGCAAGCGTCAAGGACCGTATTGGCGTTGCCATGATCGATGCCATGGAACGTGACGGCAAGATTGAAGCGGGCAAGACGACCCTTGTGGAGCCGACATCCGGCAACACCGGGATCGCGCTCGCCTTTGTGGCGGCGGCCAAGGGATATCGCCTCATTCTTGTTATGCCGGAAACGATGTCCGTGGAACGCCGCAAGATGTTCAAGATCCTGGGTGCAGAGCTGGAACTGACGGAAGGGGCCAAGGGCATGAAGGGCGCGATCGCCCGTGCAGAAGCGCTTCTTGGCGAGATTGACGGCGCCGTGATGCCACAACAGTTTGAAAACCCGGCCAATCCGGAAATTCACCGCAACACCACAGCGGAAGAGATCTGGAACGATACCAGCGGTGCAGTTGATGTGTTTGTATCCGGCATTGGAACTGGTGGCACCATCACCGGCGTTTCGCAGGTTTTGAAAGACCGCAAGCCGGACCTGCATGTGGTGGCTGTTGAGCCGGAAGACAGCCCGATTCTCTCCGGAGGCCAGCCGGGTCCGCACAAGATCCAGGGCATCGGTGCGGGATTTGTACCGGGTGTGCTGGATACAGGTGTCTTCGATGAAATTGCCAAAGTGAGCAATGAAGATGCCTTTGCCATGGCGCGCGAAGTTGCGAAAACAGAGGGAATTCCCGTCGGCATCTCTTCTGGCGCGGCTCTCTCTGCAGCGATCAAGGCTGGTCAGCGGGATGAGATGGCGGGCAAAACCATTGTTGTCATCATCCCCTCATTTGCAGAACGCTATCTCTCAACTGCGCTTTTTGAAGGGCTTTGA
- the rplT gene encoding 50S ribosomal protein L20, whose amino-acid sequence MSRVKRGVTAHARHKKVLKAAKGYYGRRKNTIRVAKQAVEKAGQYAYRDRKAKKRNFRSLWIQRINAATRQHGMTYGTFINGLNKAGIEVDRKVLSDLAISQPDAFKALVDQAQGALAA is encoded by the coding sequence ATGTCACGCGTCAAAAGGGGCGTTACCGCCCACGCTCGTCACAAGAAAGTTTTGAAGGCTGCCAAAGGTTACTATGGCCGCCGCAAGAACACTATCCGCGTTGCCAAGCAGGCCGTCGAAAAAGCGGGTCAATACGCTTATCGCGACCGCAAGGCCAAGAAGCGTAATTTCCGCTCTTTGTGGATCCAGCGCATCAACGCGGCAACCCGCCAGCACGGCATGACCTACGGCACCTTCATCAACGGCCTGAACAAGGCCGGTATCGAAGTCGACCGCAAGGTTCTGTCCGACCTCGCCATCAGCCAGCCGGATGCGTTCAAGGCTCTGGTTGACCAGGCGCAAGGTGCCCTGGCTGCTTAA
- the rpmI gene encoding 50S ribosomal protein L35 — translation MPKLKTKSGAKKRFKVTAGGKVKCAQAGKRHGMIKRSNKFIRNARGTTTLSDQDAKVVKQFLPYA, via the coding sequence ATGCCCAAGCTGAAGACGAAATCCGGCGCTAAAAAGCGCTTTAAAGTGACTGCAGGCGGCAAGGTGAAATGCGCCCAGGCCGGCAAGCGTCATGGCATGATCAAACGCTCGAACAAGTTCATCCGCAACGCCCGTGGCACAACCACGTTGAGCGATCAGGATGCCAAGGTCGTGAAACAGTTCCTGCCCTACGCATAA
- a CDS encoding MDR family oxidoreductase, whose translation MTFKALVVDKNEEGKTSAAVKEIDENQLPDGNVTVAVEYSTLNYKDGLCVGPGGGLVKDYPHVPGIDFAGTVDESSDEWYKPGDKVVLTGWRVGEVWWGGYAQKASVKGEWLVPLPDGLTTRDAMAVGTAGFTAMLAVMALEDHGLKPENGPVLVTGAAGGVGSVAVAILANLGYEVHAVTGRESTWDYLKSLGARAIVPRDDVAETIKRPLEKEVWAGAIDAVGGDMLARILGQMKYGCSVATIGLAGGANLPASVIPFILRGVNLLGIDSVMRPYDDRVRAWQRIAKDLPLDKLHGMIHPATLEDLPGLGKDILKGQVKGRVVVDVNA comes from the coding sequence ATGACTTTCAAAGCACTTGTTGTCGACAAGAACGAAGAAGGCAAAACCAGCGCCGCCGTCAAGGAAATCGACGAAAACCAGTTGCCGGACGGCAATGTTACGGTTGCGGTTGAATACTCGACCTTGAACTACAAGGACGGCCTTTGTGTTGGACCGGGTGGCGGTCTGGTCAAGGACTATCCGCATGTCCCCGGCATCGATTTCGCCGGCACCGTCGATGAGTCCTCTGACGAATGGTACAAGCCGGGCGATAAGGTCGTTTTAACCGGCTGGCGCGTCGGAGAAGTCTGGTGGGGCGGCTATGCCCAGAAGGCAAGCGTCAAGGGCGAATGGCTTGTGCCGTTGCCGGATGGCCTCACCACACGCGATGCAATGGCGGTCGGTACAGCCGGTTTCACAGCGATGCTTGCCGTTATGGCACTTGAAGATCATGGCTTGAAACCGGAAAACGGTCCGGTTCTGGTCACAGGTGCTGCGGGCGGTGTTGGCTCAGTCGCCGTCGCCATTCTCGCAAACCTTGGCTATGAGGTGCATGCAGTCACCGGCCGCGAAAGCACTTGGGACTACCTGAAATCCTTGGGCGCCCGTGCCATCGTTCCGCGGGATGACGTTGCCGAAACCATCAAGCGTCCACTGGAGAAAGAGGTCTGGGCCGGCGCGATTGATGCCGTTGGCGGTGACATGCTCGCCCGCATCCTCGGACAGATGAAGTACGGCTGCTCGGTCGCCACTATCGGTCTTGCCGGTGGAGCGAACCTTCCAGCCAGCGTCATCCCGTTCATCCTGCGCGGCGTGAACCTCCTCGGCATCGACAGCGTCATGCGTCCTTATGACGACCGTGTCCGTGCGTGGCAGCGGATCGCCAAGGACCTGCCGCTCGACAAGCTGCACGGCATGATCCACCCGGCGACCCTCGAAGACCTGCCAGGCCTTGGCAAGGACATCCTGAAAGGCCAGGTCAAAGGCCGTGTTGTCGTCGACGTGAACGCCTAA